In one window of Thermus aquaticus DNA:
- a CDS encoding inorganic diphosphatase yields the protein MANLKSLPVGKNAPQVVHMVIEVPRGSGNKYEYDPELGVVKLDRVLPGAQFYPGDYGFIPSTLAEDGDPLDGLILSTYPLLPGVVVEVRPVGLLLMEDEKGSDAKILGVVAEDQRLDHIQDIGDVPEGVKQEIQHFFETYKALEAKKGKWVRVTGWRDRQAALEEIQAAIARYGR from the coding sequence ATGGCGAACCTGAAGAGCCTTCCCGTGGGTAAGAACGCGCCCCAGGTGGTCCACATGGTCATTGAGGTCCCCCGGGGTTCCGGCAACAAGTACGAGTACGACCCGGAGCTGGGGGTTGTCAAGCTGGACCGGGTCCTGCCGGGAGCCCAGTTTTATCCCGGGGACTACGGCTTCATCCCCTCCACCCTGGCCGAGGACGGGGATCCCCTGGACGGCCTCATCCTCTCCACCTACCCCCTTCTGCCGGGGGTGGTGGTGGAGGTGCGCCCGGTGGGCCTTCTCCTCATGGAGGACGAGAAGGGGAGCGACGCCAAGATCCTGGGGGTGGTGGCCGAGGACCAGCGCCTGGACCACATCCAGGACATCGGCGACGTTCCCGAGGGCGTCAAGCAGGAGATCCAGCACTTCTTTGAGACCTACAAGGCCCTCGAGGCCAAGAAGGGCAAGTGGGTCCGGGTCACCGGCTGGCGGGACCGCCAGGCGGCCTTGGAGGAGATCCAGGCCGCCATCGCCCGCTACGGCCGCTAA
- a CDS encoding ComEC/Rec2 family competence protein encodes MKGALSSSGVGLGLGGLLGALALLYPALLLLAPLGLRLGLPFFLGLVLVLLRGLLFPVPEPPYGLRVEGTLAVREGFTRWEGHRLRVKHFPPLEDGVYHLRGYLAPPEPRRNPGGFDERAWLLAQGVKGVFHVEQAKRLSALPDPRTSFRARLAEGLSPPAKEVLEGLVLGDKRGLEDAYLLFQKAGLAHLLAVSGLHVGFLVGAVLLLPLGRWRYLLALALLPLYLFLAGPSPSLVRASLMAGLSLLGLFLGLGAAGVVQALGLALFLQLLLRPEAILGLGFQLSYLAVLGLALVLPALRLPPGLKGYLLGGLAASLAVQAFLAPLLLHRFHLLPLLSPLANLLAAPVVALLVPLGFLKLLLGGALAWAVEPLAQGLLFLAGVASQGPLLRLGEISPQGFALYYLGPLPPLLALHHLLPWRKALLLASLPALVGLATGLPKPVDLWLLDVGQGDALLARMGGAEVLVDGGRPEQGEKVARALRALGVEALEVLVATHPDADHFGGLLRVVEEVPVGLALLSPAFPQDHPLVQALEAKGVPTLRPGAGTALRVGKGRIQVLWPRHLSHDDNRDGLALLLDLGRAKALLLADLPAEVEEKLAPGPVEILKVSHHGSRTGTSEALLAQTRPRIALIGVGKNPFGHPHPEVLERLQAHGVKVYRTDRMGAVRVDLGYAW; translated from the coding sequence GTGAAAGGAGCCCTTTCTTCCTCCGGCGTGGGTCTGGGCCTGGGGGGCCTCCTGGGGGCTTTGGCCCTCCTCTACCCCGCCCTTCTGCTCCTGGCCCCCCTGGGCCTCCGCCTTGGCCTCCCTTTTTTCCTGGGGCTCGTTCTCGTGCTCTTGCGGGGCCTCCTTTTTCCCGTCCCGGAGCCCCCTTACGGGCTTAGGGTGGAGGGAACCTTGGCCGTCCGGGAGGGGTTCACCCGGTGGGAGGGCCACCGCCTCAGGGTGAAGCACTTCCCTCCCCTCGAGGACGGGGTCTACCACCTCCGGGGCTACCTGGCCCCGCCCGAGCCCCGGCGCAACCCCGGCGGGTTTGACGAGCGGGCCTGGCTCCTGGCCCAGGGGGTCAAGGGCGTGTTTCACGTGGAACAGGCCAAGCGCCTTTCGGCCCTGCCCGACCCCCGGACCTCCTTTAGGGCGCGGCTCGCAGAGGGCCTTTCCCCGCCCGCCAAGGAGGTCCTCGAGGGCCTGGTCCTGGGGGACAAAAGGGGGCTGGAAGACGCCTACCTTCTCTTCCAAAAGGCCGGGCTGGCCCACCTTCTCGCGGTCTCCGGCCTCCACGTGGGGTTTCTAGTGGGGGCTGTTCTCCTCCTCCCCCTGGGGCGGTGGCGCTACCTCCTGGCCCTGGCCCTCCTTCCCCTTTACCTTTTCCTGGCGGGGCCAAGCCCCTCCCTGGTCCGGGCGAGCCTCATGGCGGGCCTCTCCCTCCTGGGCCTCTTCCTGGGCCTGGGGGCGGCGGGGGTGGTCCAGGCCCTGGGACTCGCCCTCTTCCTCCAGCTCCTCCTCAGGCCCGAGGCCATCCTCGGCCTGGGCTTCCAGCTCTCCTATCTCGCCGTCCTGGGCCTGGCCCTGGTCCTGCCCGCCCTCAGGCTTCCGCCGGGGCTTAAGGGCTACCTTCTCGGGGGCCTGGCCGCCAGCCTGGCGGTCCAGGCCTTCCTGGCTCCCCTCCTTCTGCACCGCTTCCACCTCCTGCCCCTTCTGAGCCCCCTGGCCAACCTCCTGGCCGCCCCTGTGGTGGCCCTCCTGGTCCCCCTGGGCTTCCTGAAGCTCCTTCTGGGCGGGGCGCTGGCCTGGGCCGTGGAGCCCCTGGCCCAGGGGCTTCTCTTCCTGGCCGGGGTGGCCTCCCAGGGGCCCCTCCTCCGGCTGGGGGAGATCAGCCCCCAGGGCTTCGCCCTCTACTACCTGGGGCCTCTTCCTCCGCTCCTCGCCCTCCACCACCTCCTCCCCTGGCGGAAAGCCCTCCTCCTGGCAAGCCTCCCCGCCCTGGTGGGCCTGGCCACGGGCCTCCCCAAGCCCGTGGACCTCTGGCTTTTGGACGTGGGCCAGGGGGACGCCCTCCTGGCCCGCATGGGAGGGGCCGAGGTCCTGGTGGACGGGGGGAGGCCGGAGCAGGGGGAGAAGGTGGCGCGGGCCCTGAGGGCCCTGGGGGTGGAGGCCCTCGAGGTCCTGGTGGCCACCCACCCCGACGCCGACCACTTCGGGGGGCTTTTGCGGGTGGTGGAGGAGGTTCCCGTGGGCCTCGCCCTCCTCTCCCCCGCCTTTCCCCAGGACCACCCCCTGGTCCAGGCCCTGGAGGCCAAAGGGGTGCCCACCCTGAGGCCCGGGGCGGGCACGGCCCTCCGGGTGGGGAAAGGGCGGATCCAGGTCCTCTGGCCCCGCCACCTCTCCCACGACGACAACCGGGACGGCCTGGCCCTCCTCCTGGACCTGGGGCGCGCCAAAGCCCTCCTCCTGGCGGACCTTCCGGCGGAGGTGGAGGAAAAGCTGGCCCCTGGCCCCGTGGAGATCCTCAAGGTGAGCCACCACGGGTCCAGGACCGGCACCTCCGAGGCGCTCCTGGCCCAGACCAGGCCCCGGATCGCCCTGATCGGTGTGGGGAAGAACCCCTTCGGCCACCCCCACCCCGAGGTCCTAGAGCGCCTGCAGGCCCACGGGGTGAAGGTCTACCGCACGGACCGGATGGGCGCGGTGCGGGTGGACCTGGGCTACGCCTGGTAG
- a CDS encoding ComEA family DNA-binding protein: MVLGYLLAVALLALLSLWPKLAPRPLPVRVEALSEASFTPPAPEPVSLNGASLEELEALPGIGPTLARRIVEGRPYGTVEDLLKVKGIGPRTLERIRPYVRP, encoded by the coding sequence GTGGTCCTTGGCTACCTCCTGGCGGTAGCCCTTCTGGCCCTCCTCAGCCTTTGGCCCAAGCTGGCCCCCAGGCCTCTCCCCGTCCGGGTGGAGGCCCTGTCCGAAGCCTCCTTCACCCCTCCCGCCCCGGAGCCCGTGAGCCTGAACGGAGCGAGCCTGGAGGAGCTGGAGGCCCTTCCCGGGATAGGCCCCACCCTGGCCCGGAGGATCGTGGAGGGGAGGCCCTACGGAACCGTGGAGGACCTCCTCAAGGTGAAGGGCATTGGGCCCCGCACCCTGGAAAGGATCCGCCCTTACGTGAGGCCGTGA
- a CDS encoding ParB/RepB/Spo0J family partition protein has protein sequence MSKKASGLGRGLEALLPKGGGGVVRLPLSAIRPNPGQPRRHFSQESLEELAQSIKEKGLLQPILVRPKGDGYELVAGERRYRAAQMAGLTEVPALVRDLTDREALELALVENLQREDLSPLEEARGYQALLSMGLTQEEVAKRVGKARSTVANALRLLQLPEEVLRALEAGEITAGHARALLMLEPEDRLWGLKEILEKGLSVRQAEALRERLGREKGPKEPSPLSLELSRHLGLPVKVLGGRRGRVVIHYRSLEELEALLERLGYQA, from the coding sequence GTGTCCAAGAAGGCTAGCGGTCTTGGGAGGGGCCTCGAGGCCCTCCTGCCCAAGGGGGGCGGCGGGGTGGTGCGCCTCCCCCTCTCGGCCATCCGGCCCAACCCCGGCCAGCCCCGGCGGCACTTCTCCCAGGAGAGCCTGGAGGAGCTGGCCCAGTCCATCAAGGAAAAGGGGCTCCTCCAGCCCATCCTGGTGCGGCCAAAGGGGGACGGGTACGAGCTGGTGGCCGGGGAGAGGCGCTACCGGGCGGCCCAGATGGCCGGGCTTACCGAGGTGCCGGCCCTGGTGCGGGACCTCACCGACCGGGAGGCCCTGGAGCTGGCCCTGGTGGAAAACCTCCAGCGGGAGGACCTCTCCCCCCTGGAGGAGGCCCGGGGCTACCAGGCCCTTCTTTCCATGGGCCTGACCCAGGAGGAGGTGGCCAAGCGGGTGGGCAAGGCCCGCTCCACGGTGGCCAACGCCCTGAGGCTTCTCCAGCTTCCGGAAGAGGTCCTGAGGGCCCTGGAGGCAGGAGAGATCACCGCCGGGCACGCCCGGGCCCTCCTCATGCTGGAGCCCGAGGACCGGCTTTGGGGCCTCAAGGAGATCCTGGAAAAGGGGCTTTCCGTGCGGCAGGCCGAGGCCCTAAGGGAGCGCCTGGGCCGAGAGAAGGGGCCCAAGGAGCCCTCCCCCCTCTCCCTGGAGCTTTCCCGGCACCTGGGCCTGCCCGTCAAGGTGCTGGGGGGACGTCGGGGCCGGGTGGTCATCCACTACCGCTCTTTGGAGGAGCTGGAGGCCCTTCTGGAGCGGCTCGGCTACCAGGCGTAG
- the mnmG gene encoding tRNA uridine-5-carboxymethylaminomethyl(34) synthesis enzyme MnmG, with translation MEGGMGYDVVVVGGGHAGLEAAWAAAALGVRVALVTVNPERIGMMPCNPAVGGPGKSQLVAELVALGGLMGRAADAAAIHTRVLNRSKGPAVQSLRVQVDRDLYALKAQEILSERPIAVVRGEVASLWVEGGRLLGVRTVDGRGIPARAVVVAGGTFLSGVVWYGRKSRPAGRQGEPPARFLSQSLRAVGHSLRRFKTGTPPRIRADSVDFSELSLVPPEVPPGSFTGRPGPYADRLPTWQTRTTGRTHRLILENLHLSPLYAGDIQGIGPRYCPSIEDKVVRFADKESHLLFVEPDGLATSEVYLQGFSSSLPPELQEEMVRSLPGFSRAVIQRYAYAVEYDSLDPTELTRGLQSRLLPGLFSAGQVNGTSGYEEAAAQGLLAGLNAARYALGLPEVHLGRETGYIGVMVDDLVGRGTDEPYRMMTSRVELRLLCRADNADERLVPLAVAWGLRPREDLERVRAKYARVEAELRRLEALRVDGVSGLQWLRRPENTYEALLERFPSPTPLSPEEREQVEIRAKYAGYIERQEKLREKMRDLEALRLPEGLDYPRVPGLSREAVEKLSRFRPRTLAEAARVPGVRDSDLTALLVHLRREG, from the coding sequence GTGGAGGGCGGGATGGGGTACGACGTGGTGGTGGTGGGTGGGGGGCACGCGGGCCTCGAGGCCGCCTGGGCTGCGGCCGCCCTGGGGGTCCGGGTGGCCCTGGTCACCGTGAACCCGGAGCGCATCGGCATGATGCCCTGCAACCCGGCGGTGGGGGGGCCGGGGAAGAGCCAGCTGGTGGCCGAGCTGGTGGCCCTAGGGGGGCTCATGGGACGGGCGGCGGACGCCGCCGCCATCCACACCCGGGTCCTAAACCGCTCCAAGGGCCCGGCGGTGCAGAGCCTTAGGGTCCAGGTGGACCGGGACCTCTACGCCCTAAAGGCCCAGGAGATCCTGTCGGAAAGGCCCATCGCCGTGGTGCGGGGAGAGGTGGCCTCGCTCTGGGTGGAGGGGGGAAGGCTCCTTGGGGTGCGCACCGTGGACGGCCGGGGCATCCCCGCTAGGGCGGTGGTGGTGGCGGGGGGGACCTTCCTCTCCGGAGTGGTCTGGTACGGGCGGAAGTCCCGTCCCGCCGGAAGGCAGGGGGAGCCCCCGGCCCGCTTCCTCTCCCAGAGCCTGAGGGCGGTGGGGCACAGCCTGCGCCGCTTCAAGACCGGGACCCCGCCCCGGATCCGGGCGGACTCCGTGGACTTCTCGGAGCTTAGCCTGGTCCCCCCCGAGGTGCCTCCGGGGAGCTTCACGGGGAGGCCCGGCCCCTATGCCGACCGGCTTCCCACCTGGCAGACCCGCACCACGGGGAGAACCCACCGGCTCATCCTGGAGAACCTGCACCTTTCCCCCCTCTACGCCGGGGACATTCAGGGCATCGGGCCCCGCTACTGCCCCTCCATTGAGGACAAGGTGGTGCGCTTCGCCGACAAGGAGAGCCACCTCCTCTTCGTGGAGCCCGACGGCCTTGCCACCAGCGAGGTCTACCTGCAGGGCTTCTCCTCAAGCCTTCCCCCCGAGCTCCAGGAGGAGATGGTGCGAAGCCTTCCCGGCTTCTCCCGGGCGGTGATCCAGCGCTACGCCTACGCCGTGGAGTACGACAGCCTGGACCCCACCGAGCTCACCCGGGGCCTCCAGTCCCGCCTTCTGCCCGGGCTTTTCAGCGCCGGGCAGGTGAACGGCACTTCGGGGTACGAGGAGGCCGCCGCCCAGGGGCTTCTGGCCGGGTTGAACGCCGCCCGGTACGCCCTTGGACTGCCCGAGGTCCACCTGGGCCGGGAGACGGGGTACATCGGGGTCATGGTGGACGACCTGGTGGGCCGGGGGACCGACGAGCCTTACCGGATGATGACCAGCCGGGTGGAGCTAAGGCTTCTCTGCCGGGCCGACAACGCCGACGAGCGCCTGGTCCCCCTGGCCGTGGCCTGGGGCCTGAGGCCCAGGGAGGACCTGGAGCGGGTGCGGGCCAAGTACGCCCGGGTGGAGGCCGAGCTTAGGCGCCTCGAGGCCCTGCGGGTGGACGGGGTGAGCGGCCTCCAGTGGCTGAGGCGGCCCGAGAACACCTACGAGGCCCTTCTGGAGCGCTTCCCCTCCCCCACCCCCCTTTCCCCGGAGGAGCGGGAGCAGGTGGAGATCCGGGCCAAGTACGCCGGCTACATAGAGAGGCAGGAGAAGCTCCGGGAGAAGATGCGGGACCTGGAGGCCCTGCGCCTGCCCGAGGGGCTGGACTACCCCAGGGTCCCGGGGCTTTCGCGCGAGGCGGTGGAGAAGCTTTCCCGTTTCCGCCCCCGCACCCTGGCGGAGGCCGCCCGGGTGCCCGGGGTGCGGGACTCGGACCTCACCGCCCTGTTGGTCCACCTGAGGCGGGAGGGCTAG
- a CDS encoding ParA family protein produces MLKGEVRRIAVVNQKGGVGKTTTAINLAAYLGRMGKRVLLVDLDPQMNATSGLGVRAEKGVHQLLEGEPLEALVQPVDAFHLLPATPDLVGAAVGLAENPLALAEALKNEAYDLTLLDVPPSLSPLTLNALGAAQGVIVPVQAEYYALEGVAGLLSTLEEVRSRLNPALRLLGILVTMYDGRTLLSQQVEAELRAHFGEKVFWTVVPRNVRLAEAPSFGRTIAQHAPTSPGAHAYRRLAEEVIARVQEG; encoded by the coding sequence ATGCTAAAGGGCGAGGTGCGCCGCATCGCCGTGGTCAACCAGAAAGGGGGGGTGGGCAAGACCACCACCGCCATCAACCTGGCGGCCTACCTGGGCCGCATGGGCAAGCGGGTGCTTTTGGTGGACCTGGACCCCCAGATGAACGCCACCAGCGGCCTGGGCGTGCGCGCGGAAAAGGGGGTGCACCAGCTTCTGGAGGGGGAGCCCCTGGAGGCCTTGGTCCAGCCGGTGGACGCCTTCCACCTCCTCCCCGCCACCCCCGACCTGGTGGGGGCGGCGGTGGGGCTTGCGGAAAACCCCCTGGCCCTGGCCGAGGCCCTGAAGAACGAGGCCTACGACCTCACCCTGCTGGACGTCCCCCCAAGCCTCTCCCCCCTCACCTTGAACGCCCTGGGGGCGGCCCAGGGGGTCATCGTGCCGGTGCAGGCGGAGTACTACGCCCTGGAGGGGGTGGCTGGCCTTCTTTCTACCCTGGAGGAGGTGCGGAGCCGCCTCAACCCCGCCCTGAGGCTTCTTGGCATCCTCGTCACCATGTACGACGGCCGCACCCTGCTCTCCCAGCAGGTGGAGGCGGAGCTCAGGGCGCACTTCGGCGAGAAGGTCTTCTGGACGGTGGTCCCCAGGAACGTGCGCCTGGCGGAGGCCCCCAGCTTTGGCCGCACCATCGCCCAGCACGCCCCCACCTCGCCGGGGGCCCACGCCTACCGGCGTTTGGCGGAGGAGGTGATCGCCCGTGTCCAAGAAGGCTAG
- a CDS encoding YcxB family protein, with translation MGKYEEAFSRLGERALARLEGPGGFLAVTETHLVLVDEAGVKKMELARIRRVGRGEGGSLLVQSEEEALAIPLRAFPLEELKAFLEGLKPHVARARKATQASRPLEPRETPKAPLWEEEATPKPASVELAPEPQEAKEATPPARPRGGGNPLALPLKVLALLTLGYTVAFVALNPGADLWALLGVVLGGLGLALTEWSLATSWR, from the coding sequence ATGGGCAAGTACGAGGAAGCCTTTTCCCGCCTGGGAGAGCGGGCCCTGGCGCGCCTGGAGGGGCCAGGCGGATTTCTGGCGGTGACGGAAACCCACCTGGTCCTGGTGGACGAGGCTGGGGTAAAGAAGATGGAGCTTGCCCGCATCCGCCGGGTGGGCCGGGGGGAAGGGGGAAGCCTTTTGGTCCAGAGTGAGGAAGAGGCCCTCGCCATCCCCCTTCGGGCCTTTCCCTTGGAGGAGCTCAAGGCCTTCCTGGAGGGGCTGAAGCCCCATGTGGCCCGCGCCCGGAAGGCCACCCAGGCCTCCCGGCCACTAGAGCCCAGGGAAACGCCCAAAGCCCCCCTCTGGGAGGAGGAGGCCACGCCCAAGCCCGCCTCGGTGGAGCTAGCCCCGGAGCCCCAGGAGGCCAAGGAGGCCACCCCACCGGCCAGGCCCCGGGGGGGCGGGAACCCTTTGGCCCTTCCCCTCAAGGTCCTCGCCCTCCTCACCCTGGGCTACACCGTGGCCTTCGTGGCCCTGAACCCGGGTGCCGACCTCTGGGCCCTTCTGGGCGTGGTCTTAGGAGGACTCGGCCTGGCCCTGACGGAGTGGTCCTTGGCTACCTCCTGGCGGTAG
- the rsmG gene encoding 16S rRNA (guanine(527)-N(7))-methyltransferase RsmG: MGLSPEGERLLLEGGRALGLDLSPHLKAFSTLYDLLLEGNRKVSLTALRTEREVVAKHFLDSLTLLLLPLWEGPLRVLDLGTGAGFPGLPLKIVRPELEVVLLDATRKKVAFLEEVVAALGLKGAFPLWGRAEEVAHLPEHREAYQRVTARAVAHLCVLAELGLPFLGPGGVMVAQKGPRVAEELAPLPKALGLLGGSLREVRSLRLPFLEEERALVVLAKEVPTPAAYPRRPGVPEKKPLC, encoded by the coding sequence GTGGGCCTGAGCCCGGAGGGTGAGAGGCTTCTTCTAGAAGGGGGCAGGGCCTTGGGTCTGGACCTCTCGCCCCACCTGAAGGCCTTTTCCACCCTCTACGACCTCCTCCTGGAAGGGAACCGCAAGGTGAGCCTCACCGCCTTGCGCACGGAAAGGGAGGTGGTGGCCAAGCACTTCCTGGACTCCCTGACCCTGCTCCTCCTTCCCCTCTGGGAGGGGCCCTTGCGGGTTTTGGACCTGGGGACGGGGGCCGGCTTCCCCGGGCTTCCCCTCAAGATCGTCCGCCCCGAGCTGGAGGTCGTCCTCCTGGACGCCACCCGGAAGAAGGTGGCCTTTCTGGAGGAGGTGGTGGCCGCTTTGGGGCTAAAAGGGGCCTTTCCCCTCTGGGGCCGGGCCGAGGAGGTGGCCCACCTCCCGGAGCACCGGGAGGCCTACCAACGGGTCACGGCCCGGGCCGTGGCCCACCTCTGCGTTCTGGCGGAGCTGGGCCTGCCCTTCTTGGGGCCAGGGGGAGTCATGGTGGCCCAGAAGGGGCCCAGGGTGGCGGAGGAGCTCGCCCCCCTGCCCAAGGCCCTGGGCCTCCTCGGGGGTAGTCTGAGGGAGGTCCGCTCCCTGCGCCTCCCCTTTTTGGAGGAGGAGCGGGCCCTGGTGGTCCTGGCCAAGGAGGTTCCCACCCCCGCCGCCTACCCCCGCCGCCCCGGGGTTCCCGAGAAAAAACCCTTATGCTAA
- a CDS encoding glycerophosphodiester phosphodiesterase, whose amino-acid sequence MPLRLGHRGIALGVRENTLEAFRKALDSGLDGFELDVHLTKDGVLVVHHDFTLGGASIAGLSLRELPPYVPTLEAVLESFPGAWINVELKSLPPETDGREEALARLLARSPSERVWVSSFDPLALVRLRRLGVAPLGLLYEKPEALELAPCLGVAWVHPWVGLLDEEEVRRLRARYRVLAWTVNDKREAQALTAWGVDALVTDFPEVLV is encoded by the coding sequence GTGCCCCTCCGCCTAGGCCACCGCGGCATCGCCCTGGGGGTGCGGGAGAACACCCTCGAGGCCTTCAGGAAGGCCCTGGACTCGGGCCTAGACGGCTTTGAGCTGGACGTGCACCTGACCAAAGACGGGGTCCTGGTGGTCCACCACGACTTCACCCTGGGAGGCGCTTCCATCGCCGGCCTTTCCCTGAGGGAGCTTCCCCCCTACGTGCCCACCCTGGAGGCCGTTTTAGAGAGCTTTCCCGGCGCCTGGATCAACGTGGAGCTCAAGAGCCTGCCCCCCGAGACCGATGGCCGGGAGGAGGCTTTGGCTCGGCTCCTGGCCCGCTCTCCCTCGGAAAGGGTCTGGGTGAGTTCCTTTGACCCCCTGGCGCTGGTGCGCCTGAGGCGCCTCGGCGTCGCGCCCCTAGGCCTCCTCTACGAGAAGCCCGAGGCCCTGGAGCTGGCCCCCTGTCTGGGCGTGGCCTGGGTGCACCCCTGGGTGGGCCTCTTGGACGAAGAGGAGGTCCGCCGCCTGAGGGCCCGCTACCGGGTCCTGGCCTGGACGGTGAACGACAAGCGGGAGGCCCAGGCCCTCACGGCCTGGGGGGTGGATGCCCTGGTCACGGACTTCCCGGAGGTCCTCGTATAA
- the rsmI gene encoding 16S rRNA (cytidine(1402)-2'-O)-methyltransferase encodes MRLVLVPTPIGNLEDITLRALRTLKEAEVVACEDTRRTGLLLRHYGIPTPTLRLDQHTLDRAKELLAPYAYVAYATDAGTPGISDPGAELVRLALEWGWRVEALPGPTALIPALVASGLPTHRFTFEGFLPKAGRERKERLQALAREGRTAVLYESPHRLRKTLEDLMEVYGEAHPVAVAREISKVHEEVFRGSLKEAWARFAEPKGEFVLVLGPKEAPAPDAERLLAELKGQGLSGKALFRALVAAGVARNEAYRLSMEER; translated from the coding sequence ATGCGCCTGGTCCTGGTTCCCACCCCCATCGGCAACCTGGAGGACATCACCCTGAGGGCCCTCAGGACCCTGAAGGAGGCCGAGGTGGTGGCTTGCGAGGACACCAGGCGCACGGGGCTTCTCCTTCGCCACTACGGCATCCCCACCCCTACCCTGCGCCTGGACCAGCACACCCTGGACCGGGCCAAGGAGCTCCTCGCCCCCTACGCCTACGTGGCCTACGCCACGGATGCCGGCACCCCGGGGATCTCGGATCCGGGAGCGGAGCTGGTGCGGCTGGCCTTAGAATGGGGCTGGCGGGTGGAAGCGCTTCCTGGCCCCACCGCCCTCATCCCCGCCCTGGTGGCCTCGGGCCTGCCCACCCACCGCTTCACCTTTGAGGGCTTTTTGCCCAAGGCGGGAAGGGAGCGCAAGGAAAGGCTTCAGGCCCTGGCCCGGGAAGGGAGGACCGCGGTGCTCTACGAAAGCCCCCACCGCCTGAGGAAGACCCTAGAGGACCTCATGGAGGTCTACGGGGAGGCCCACCCCGTGGCCGTGGCCCGGGAGATCAGCAAGGTCCACGAGGAGGTCTTCCGGGGAAGCCTGAAGGAGGCTTGGGCCCGCTTCGCCGAGCCCAAGGGGGAGTTCGTCCTGGTCCTGGGGCCCAAGGAGGCCCCGGCCCCGGACGCGGAAAGGCTTCTTGCGGAGCTCAAGGGCCAGGGCCTTTCCGGGAAGGCCCTCTTCCGGGCCCTGGTGGCGGCCGGGGTTGCCCGCAACGAGGCCTACCGCCTCAGCATGGAGGAGAGATGA
- the dnaA gene encoding chromosomal replication initiator protein DnaA yields the protein MTHEAVWQHVLEHIRRNITEVEYHTWFERIRPLGIREGVLELAVPTSFALDWIKRHYAPLIQEALGLLGAQVPRFELLVVPGAAQPVQVDIFQAAPQADQGKSKLNPKYTFENFVVGPNNNLAHAAAVAVAESPGKAYNPLFIYGGVGLGKTHLMHAVGHSVAKRFPSLKIEYVSTETFTNELINAIREDRMAEFRERYRSVDLLLVDDIQFIAGKERTQEEFFHTFNALFEAHKQIILSSDRPPKDILTLEARLRSRFEWGLITDIQPPDLETRIAILKMNAEQRGLRIGEDVLEYIARQVTSNIRELEGALMRVVAYASLNGVELTRQVAAKALSDIFAPREVEVDPQEIVRAVAEHFGLRPEDLVGGGRRKEVVLPRQMAMFLVRELTRASLPEIGQLFGGRDHTTVLYAIQKVQELSESDREVQAILRALREKVG from the coding sequence TTGACGCACGAGGCGGTCTGGCAGCACGTTCTGGAGCACATCCGCCGCAACATCACCGAGGTGGAGTACCACACCTGGTTTGAAAGGATCCGCCCCCTGGGTATCCGGGAGGGGGTTTTGGAGCTGGCGGTGCCCACCTCCTTCGCCCTGGACTGGATCAAGCGGCACTACGCCCCCCTGATCCAGGAGGCTTTAGGCCTCCTGGGGGCCCAGGTACCCCGCTTTGAGCTTTTGGTGGTGCCCGGAGCCGCCCAGCCGGTCCAGGTGGACATCTTCCAGGCCGCCCCCCAGGCCGACCAGGGGAAGTCCAAGCTCAACCCCAAGTACACCTTTGAGAACTTCGTGGTGGGGCCCAACAACAACCTGGCCCACGCCGCGGCCGTGGCCGTGGCCGAGTCGCCCGGCAAGGCCTACAACCCCCTTTTCATCTACGGGGGGGTGGGCCTGGGCAAGACCCACCTCATGCACGCCGTGGGCCACTCGGTGGCCAAGCGCTTCCCCAGCCTCAAGATTGAGTACGTCTCCACCGAAACCTTCACCAACGAGCTCATCAACGCCATCCGCGAGGACCGCATGGCGGAGTTCCGGGAGCGGTACCGCTCTGTGGACCTCCTCCTGGTGGACGACATCCAGTTCATCGCCGGCAAGGAAAGGACGCAGGAGGAGTTCTTCCACACCTTCAACGCCCTCTTTGAGGCCCACAAGCAGATCATCCTCTCCTCCGACCGCCCTCCCAAGGACATCCTCACCCTCGAGGCCCGCCTGAGGAGCCGCTTTGAGTGGGGGCTCATCACCGACATTCAGCCCCCCGATCTGGAGACCCGCATCGCCATCCTGAAGATGAACGCCGAGCAGAGGGGCCTCCGCATCGGCGAGGACGTCCTGGAGTACATCGCCCGCCAGGTCACCTCCAACATCCGCGAGCTGGAGGGGGCCCTGATGCGGGTGGTGGCCTACGCCTCCTTAAACGGCGTGGAGCTCACCCGCCAGGTGGCCGCCAAGGCCCTCTCCGACATCTTCGCTCCCCGGGAGGTAGAGGTGGACCCCCAGGAGATCGTGCGGGCGGTGGCGGAGCACTTCGGCCTCCGCCCGGAGGACCTGGTGGGGGGCGGCCGGCGCAAGGAGGTGGTCCTGCCCCGGCAGATGGCCATGTTCTTGGTGCGGGAACTCACCCGGGCCTCTTTGCCCGAGATCGGCCAGCTCTTTGGGGGCCGGGACCACACCACGGTGCTCTACGCCATCCAAAAGGTTCAGGAGCTCTCGGAAAGCGACCGGGAGGTCCAGGCCATCCTGCGCGCCCTCAGGGAGAAGGTGGGGTGA